The following are from one region of the Methylophilus sp. DW102 genome:
- the clpP gene encoding ATP-dependent Clp endopeptidase proteolytic subunit ClpP, translated as MNYMNANEGMMQQRMEPQGLGYIPMVIEQSGRGERSYDIYSRLLKERVIFLVGPVNDMTANLVVAQLLFLEAENPDKDISLYINSPGGSVTAGMSIYDTMQFIKPDVSTLCIGQAASMGAFLLTAGAKGKRFCLPNSRVMIHQPLGGFQGQASDIEIHAKEILYLKDKLNGIMAHHTGQSIETIANDTDRDNFMSADAAKAYGLVDQVIAARSAA; from the coding sequence ATGAATTATATGAACGCGAACGAAGGCATGATGCAACAACGTATGGAGCCACAAGGCCTGGGATATATCCCTATGGTTATTGAGCAGAGTGGCCGAGGAGAGCGTTCATATGACATCTATTCCAGGCTGCTCAAAGAACGCGTCATTTTTCTGGTGGGGCCGGTCAATGACATGACCGCCAATCTGGTGGTGGCGCAGTTGCTGTTCCTTGAGGCCGAGAATCCTGACAAGGACATTTCTCTCTACATTAACTCTCCCGGTGGCTCGGTCACTGCGGGGATGTCTATCTATGACACCATGCAGTTCATCAAGCCCGATGTCAGCACGCTGTGTATCGGTCAAGCGGCCAGCATGGGCGCGTTCCTGCTGACCGCTGGTGCGAAAGGCAAGCGTTTCTGCCTGCCTAACTCACGCGTGATGATTCACCAGCCGCTGGGTGGCTTCCAGGGCCAGGCGTCTGATATCGAGATCCATGCCAAAGAGATTTTGTACCTGAAGGACAAACTCAATGGCATCATGGCCCATCACACTGGCCAAAGTATTGAAACCATTGCCAACGATACCGATCGTGACAATTTTATGAGTGCTGACGCTGCCAAAGCTTATGGTTTGGTAGATCAGGTGATTGCCGCACGTAGCGCTGCTTAA
- the tig gene encoding trigger factor: protein MAAVSVETVSNLERRMTIKVPLAPLEGQIRQRLQQISRTAKFAGFRPGKAPMGLVNQHYGNQVRDEVYSKAVETSFGEAVEQNQLRVAGFPNIEHIPFKDAAEEFEYIATFEIFPEVKLGDLSKVKIERPALELTDADVEKTLDVLVKQRVSYEPVKRMSKKGDRINITLTASIDGEQVESTGDRGIDLVIGEPGRVKEFDDALIGGKAGTEKTFEITYPEDHNPAQLAGKTVSYAVKFVSVSQPVYPEVDAEFAKSLGVEDGNIDTMKAEIKQSLEQEVDKRIKARVKESVFQALVDESSFELPKAVIAAETNRLMQVAAQNLRQRGVDPAQVPMEPSVFETQAQRNAKLRLVLTELVNTNNLQANADQVRAMVDTFAQSFEKPEELVNWYYADVKRLDEPAALATEENVVAWVLEKAKVTNKKIKFDELMMAGA, encoded by the coding sequence ATGGCAGCAGTATCTGTTGAAACAGTCAGCAACTTGGAACGTCGCATGACAATCAAAGTCCCTTTGGCACCGCTGGAAGGGCAAATCAGACAACGTTTACAGCAAATTTCACGTACCGCCAAGTTTGCTGGTTTCCGTCCGGGCAAAGCGCCCATGGGTTTGGTCAACCAGCACTACGGCAATCAGGTCCGCGATGAAGTGTACTCCAAAGCTGTAGAAACCAGCTTTGGTGAAGCGGTAGAGCAGAATCAGCTGCGTGTGGCAGGCTTCCCGAATATCGAGCATATTCCGTTTAAGGATGCTGCAGAGGAATTTGAATACATTGCTACTTTCGAAATTTTCCCGGAAGTGAAACTGGGCGATCTGAGCAAAGTCAAAATTGAGCGTCCAGCGTTGGAGTTGACCGATGCCGATGTGGAAAAAACATTGGATGTGTTGGTGAAGCAGCGCGTGAGCTATGAGCCGGTCAAACGCATGTCGAAAAAGGGTGACCGCATTAACATTACTTTGACCGCTTCTATTGATGGTGAGCAGGTTGAAAGTACTGGCGACCGTGGTATTGATCTTGTGATCGGTGAACCAGGCCGTGTGAAAGAATTTGACGATGCGTTGATCGGTGGCAAAGCTGGTACCGAAAAAACATTTGAGATCACTTATCCGGAAGATCACAATCCGGCGCAGTTGGCAGGTAAAACTGTGTCTTATGCGGTGAAGTTTGTTTCTGTGTCGCAGCCAGTCTACCCTGAAGTGGATGCTGAGTTTGCGAAAAGCCTCGGGGTGGAAGATGGCAACATCGACACCATGAAAGCTGAAATCAAGCAAAGCCTTGAGCAAGAAGTAGATAAACGTATCAAGGCACGGGTTAAAGAGTCTGTCTTCCAGGCCTTGGTCGATGAGAGCAGCTTTGAATTGCCTAAAGCGGTGATTGCGGCCGAGACTAATCGTTTGATGCAGGTTGCTGCACAAAACCTGCGTCAGCGCGGTGTGGATCCGGCACAAGTGCCTATGGAGCCTTCTGTGTTTGAAACGCAGGCACAGCGCAATGCCAAGTTGCGTTTGGTTTTAACTGAGTTGGTCAACACCAACAACTTGCAGGCCAATGCCGATCAGGTACGTGCGATGGTAGATACTTTCGCGCAAAGCTTTGAGAAACCTGAAGAGCTGGTCAACTGGTATTATGCAGATGTGAAACGTCTGGATGAGCCAGCGGCCTTGGCGACCGAAGAAAATGTTGTTGCCTGGGTGTTGGAAAAAGCCAAAGTAACAAACAAAAAAATTAAATTTGATGAATTGATGATGGCAGGTGCTTAA
- a CDS encoding RidA family protein — MNIVQTANAPAAIGPYAQGVVVGNMLYTSGQIALRPDGTLNDGDIETQTRQVLSNLQAIIEAAGGSLQQVVKTTVFLKNLDDFVAMNQVYAEVFGTHTPARSTVQVAKLPRDVLVEIETIVALA; from the coding sequence ATGAATATTGTACAAACAGCGAATGCACCAGCCGCGATCGGGCCTTACGCACAAGGTGTTGTCGTCGGGAATATGCTTTATACCTCAGGGCAAATCGCCTTGCGCCCGGATGGCACGCTCAATGATGGCGATATTGAGACCCAGACGCGTCAAGTACTATCCAATTTGCAGGCTATTATCGAGGCTGCAGGGGGCAGTTTGCAGCAAGTTGTGAAAACAACCGTGTTTCTCAAGAATCTGGATGATTTTGTGGCGATGAATCAGGTGTATGCCGAAGTGTTTGGCACGCACACCCCGGCACGCTCCACCGTACAAGTGGCCAAATTGCCGCGCGATGTATTGGTTGAAATTGAGACGATTGTTGCACTTGCATAA
- a CDS encoding TolC family protein → MRLLAFAFPWLLTACGTAFQPHPIPQQENITTIHEAVPDEDGFKTFVLSNAPQTAWPIQTWDLDSLTLSALYFHPALKVAKSDYAVALASITSAGLRPQVGLNSQLAHSNQANGDISPWAYSLQVSIPLITANKRQISIEIAQYQADIAKIQIAETAWMLRQQLSVDLILLAEQQAMQANLSKLQTAQDQLLDAYQKRLDVGVAGQSDVLPIRLQRDQSAWQLQQTSVQIKQTEQKILHDAGLTTQNNPLFKLAPVQLSQILKERFAHAAVYADATTIQHYALTNRMDIQRGLAQYAKAESQLKLEMAKRYPNLSLSPGIMYEYGDKIWSLGLSTMLNLLNRNSDLWAQAEQVRLNEAARFYALQHQVIQSSEQVHVKYRDSAHLLVTLTQTYEQQMQRKAQLAKQWRQGLIDKVEYLQAEIQFYNAQQRLILQQANVMRALQEIENVMQTPIALSQRPVVTLKQQQKATAK, encoded by the coding sequence ATGCGTCTGCTAGCTTTTGCTTTTCCATGGTTACTGACTGCTTGCGGCACTGCTTTTCAGCCACACCCGATTCCTCAACAAGAAAACATTACCACCATCCATGAAGCGGTGCCGGATGAAGATGGCTTCAAGACGTTTGTTCTAAGCAATGCACCCCAGACCGCCTGGCCTATCCAGACCTGGGATTTGGATAGCCTGACCTTATCTGCGCTTTATTTTCATCCAGCCCTTAAAGTTGCAAAATCCGATTACGCAGTTGCGCTCGCCAGCATCACCAGTGCCGGACTCCGGCCGCAAGTCGGCTTGAACAGCCAGTTAGCGCATAGCAACCAGGCCAATGGTGACATCAGCCCCTGGGCTTACAGCCTGCAAGTGAGTATCCCGCTAATTACTGCTAACAAGCGACAAATCAGCATTGAAATCGCGCAATATCAGGCAGACATCGCCAAAATACAGATCGCGGAAACGGCGTGGATGCTCAGGCAGCAATTGAGCGTAGACTTGATTTTGCTGGCAGAGCAGCAAGCCATGCAGGCAAACTTGAGCAAATTGCAAACAGCACAGGATCAATTGCTGGATGCTTACCAGAAACGGCTGGATGTGGGAGTCGCAGGGCAATCTGACGTGCTGCCGATTCGTTTGCAGCGTGACCAGTCAGCCTGGCAGTTGCAACAAACCAGTGTTCAAATCAAACAGACCGAGCAGAAAATCTTGCATGATGCCGGACTGACCACACAAAACAACCCGCTGTTTAAACTGGCGCCAGTCCAGCTTTCCCAAATTCTCAAGGAGCGCTTTGCGCATGCAGCGGTATATGCCGATGCGACCACCATACAACATTATGCGCTGACCAACCGCATGGACATTCAACGCGGCTTAGCACAATATGCCAAGGCTGAGTCGCAACTGAAACTGGAGATGGCCAAGCGCTACCCCAACCTCTCGCTCAGCCCCGGCATCATGTATGAATATGGCGATAAAATCTGGTCATTGGGATTGAGCACCATGCTGAACCTGCTCAACCGCAATTCGGATTTGTGGGCACAAGCCGAGCAAGTGAGACTGAATGAAGCTGCGCGATTTTATGCCTTACAGCATCAGGTGATTCAATCTTCAGAGCAGGTGCATGTCAAATACCGCGATAGCGCGCATTTGCTGGTCACATTGACACAAACCTATGAACAGCAAATGCAGAGAAAAGCCCAGCTTGCAAAACAGTGGCGGCAAGGGCTGATCGACAAAGTGGAATACTTGCAAGCCGAAATTCAATTTTACAATGCGCAGCAACGGCTCATTTTGCAGCAGGCCAATGTCATGCGGGCATTGCAAGAGATTGAGAACGTAATGCAAACACCCATCGCGCTGTCACAGCGCCCGGTGGTCACCCTAAAACAACAGCAAAAGGCAACAGCCAAATGA
- a CDS encoding efflux RND transporter permease subunit — MMAALVRFSIRFYGVIIGLALLVVLYGVYSLQQSDLNVFPEFAPTQVVIQTESPGLSASLVEKMVTQPIENVLSGSIGIKSLRSQSIPGLSIVTVVFQDKSDIYRNRQMVAEHLNMLGNLLPAGIIPKMTPLTSSASTVLGLGITSETLSLMALRTLVDWQLTPHLMSIPGVADVNVYGGQVRQFQIKIDPRKLMLYQLNVQDVVNAASRATGVRGAGFIQNDNQRLILNTQGQTTTPQQLAHITLLRKLGRTIRISDVAEVAEGAAPSISSAAINGKVGVYLSVQGQLGANVYALTKQLEQKLAEIQPSLQRAQATLHTGLFRPANFIETAIHSLRSDILIGSILVIAVLFVFLFNVRTAVISATAIPLSLLTAIVVLYQCGAGLNIMVLGGLAIALGEVVDDAIIDTENIFRRLRENRQLAQPQPVTTVVFQASMEVRSSVVYATMIVALVFLPLLTLTGVAGKLFAPLGYAYISAILASLFVALTLTPALCYLLLAKAPLDAQESPLLHWLKHRYVALLHRIEQHYQLILLSSFVCIALGLALLPLFRSQFIPSLHEGHYVLHMTTVPGTSELQSLKLGNQVTKTLLEIPGVKTVAQWVGRAPNAADTFGTHYSEFEVETGTLPGAEQERIFHAIREELAGESTDEEDDGKVEVGFVGANFAMNTFLTERIEETISGYAAGLVINIYGQDLDALDRDAQKVASVLAGIRGIRDVMVQSPPETPEIVIRLKQEKLALWGLQPMDVLETVKACYEGVPVNQVYIGNRAVGVSVLLNDAARDDIADMRNLPIFNPEGQMLKLSDVAYVAQEGGRSKILHSGAKRIQTVTANMAGRDQTLLLKQIQSALHEKMTLNPGNYLEFSGEAEANAQSRQDLIVHSLVAGIAIFLMLYMAFGRLRNLLLAFANLPFALIGGVVVTFFSGGWISVGTLVGFVTLFGITLRNSIMMVSHFQHLVDHEGCEWNLETCIRGASERLPSVLMTALVTALGLLPLAIGSGEPGREIEGPMATIIVGGLVSSTILNLLILPTIMLHFGKFEQTAPQ; from the coding sequence ATGATGGCAGCCCTAGTCAGATTTTCCATCCGCTTTTACGGTGTCATCATCGGCCTGGCCCTGCTGGTAGTACTGTATGGTGTTTATAGCCTGCAGCAAAGTGATCTGAATGTTTTTCCAGAGTTTGCGCCAACACAGGTGGTGATTCAAACCGAATCGCCGGGATTGTCCGCCAGCCTGGTAGAAAAAATGGTGACACAACCGATTGAAAACGTGCTCTCCGGATCGATAGGCATCAAAAGCTTACGTTCGCAGTCGATTCCAGGCTTGTCCATCGTCACCGTCGTTTTCCAGGACAAGTCAGACATATACCGCAATCGGCAAATGGTTGCGGAGCACCTGAACATGCTGGGCAATCTGCTACCTGCAGGCATTATTCCCAAAATGACTCCGCTGACCTCGTCCGCCAGTACCGTTCTCGGGCTGGGTATTACCTCGGAGACGCTGTCGCTGATGGCGCTACGGACCCTGGTCGATTGGCAACTGACTCCGCATTTGATGAGCATACCTGGCGTGGCTGATGTCAATGTCTATGGCGGACAAGTGCGTCAGTTTCAAATCAAGATTGATCCGCGCAAATTGATGCTATACCAGCTGAATGTGCAAGATGTCGTCAATGCAGCCTCCCGCGCAACTGGAGTCAGAGGGGCCGGGTTTATCCAAAATGACAATCAGCGCCTCATTCTGAATACGCAAGGGCAAACCACGACACCACAGCAACTCGCACACATCACCCTGCTCCGCAAACTTGGCCGGACCATTCGCATCAGCGATGTGGCCGAAGTCGCAGAAGGTGCGGCCCCCTCCATTAGCAGTGCGGCGATCAATGGCAAGGTGGGCGTCTATCTATCGGTGCAAGGGCAATTGGGGGCCAACGTATACGCCCTCACCAAACAGCTGGAGCAAAAACTGGCAGAGATACAGCCCAGCTTGCAACGCGCGCAAGCAACCTTGCACACCGGCCTGTTCCGCCCGGCCAACTTTATTGAAACGGCGATTCACAGCCTGCGCTCCGATATATTGATTGGTTCCATACTGGTCATCGCCGTCTTGTTTGTATTTTTGTTCAACGTGCGTACGGCCGTCATTTCCGCCACGGCCATTCCCTTGTCACTGCTAACCGCCATTGTGGTGCTCTACCAGTGTGGTGCAGGTCTGAATATCATGGTGCTGGGGGGGCTGGCGATTGCACTGGGCGAAGTGGTGGATGACGCCATTATTGATACGGAAAATATTTTCCGCCGCCTACGCGAAAACCGCCAGCTTGCACAGCCACAACCTGTGACAACCGTGGTTTTTCAAGCTTCGATGGAGGTGCGCAGTTCGGTGGTCTACGCCACCATGATTGTCGCGCTGGTATTTTTACCGTTGCTGACCTTGACAGGGGTAGCAGGAAAATTGTTTGCGCCATTGGGCTACGCTTATATTTCTGCCATCTTAGCCTCATTATTCGTCGCCCTCACCCTTACCCCTGCACTCTGTTATCTGTTGCTGGCGAAAGCGCCTTTAGATGCGCAAGAATCACCTTTATTACACTGGCTCAAGCACCGTTATGTCGCCCTGCTCCACCGCATTGAACAGCATTATCAGCTCATTCTGCTGAGCAGCTTTGTGTGTATTGCACTCGGCCTGGCCCTGCTGCCTTTATTCAGGAGCCAATTTATTCCCTCCCTGCACGAAGGGCACTACGTATTGCACATGACTACCGTGCCAGGGACCTCAGAGCTGCAGTCACTCAAGCTGGGCAATCAGGTCACTAAAACGCTGCTGGAAATCCCCGGAGTGAAAACGGTCGCCCAATGGGTAGGCCGGGCCCCGAATGCAGCAGATACGTTTGGCACACACTACAGCGAGTTTGAGGTCGAGACTGGCACCTTGCCCGGCGCTGAGCAGGAGCGTATTTTTCATGCCATCCGAGAGGAGCTGGCTGGCGAATCCACGGACGAAGAGGATGACGGTAAAGTGGAAGTGGGATTTGTCGGCGCCAATTTTGCCATGAATACGTTTTTAACCGAGCGGATTGAAGAAACCATCTCGGGCTACGCCGCTGGCTTGGTGATTAATATTTACGGCCAGGACCTGGATGCCCTGGACAGGGATGCGCAAAAAGTCGCCAGTGTATTGGCCGGGATACGCGGCATTCGAGATGTCATGGTGCAATCCCCACCTGAAACGCCAGAGATTGTGATTCGGCTCAAGCAGGAAAAACTGGCATTGTGGGGGTTGCAGCCTATGGACGTCCTGGAGACGGTTAAAGCCTGCTATGAAGGGGTGCCTGTCAACCAGGTTTACATTGGCAATCGCGCGGTCGGTGTCAGCGTGCTGCTCAATGATGCCGCACGCGACGATATCGCCGATATGCGCAACCTGCCTATTTTCAACCCCGAAGGCCAGATGCTCAAGCTGTCTGATGTCGCTTATGTTGCGCAGGAAGGTGGACGGTCAAAAATCCTGCATTCAGGTGCCAAACGCATCCAAACTGTCACCGCCAATATGGCCGGGCGTGACCAGACATTATTGCTTAAACAGATACAAAGCGCTTTACATGAAAAGATGACACTCAATCCCGGCAACTATCTTGAATTTTCGGGTGAGGCTGAAGCTAACGCGCAATCGCGTCAGGACCTAATTGTTCATTCGCTGGTCGCTGGCATCGCCATTTTTCTCATGCTGTACATGGCGTTTGGCCGGCTGCGTAACCTCCTGCTAGCCTTTGCCAATCTGCCTTTTGCCTTGATTGGCGGCGTAGTGGTGACCTTTTTTAGTGGCGGCTGGATCTCGGTAGGCACATTGGTGGGGTTCGTCACCTTGTTTGGCATCACGTTGCGCAACTCCATCATGATGGTATCGCACTTCCAGCATCTGGTGGATCATGAGGGCTGTGAATGGAATCTGGAGACCTGCATTCGTGGCGCCTCAGAACGGCTGCCTTCGGTGCTGATGACCGCCTTGGTAACAGCGTTAGGCTTACTCCCGCTCGCCATTGGCAGCGGCGAACCCGGGCGGGAGATTGAGGGCCCGATGGCGACCATTATTGTCGGCGGGCTGGTGTCTTCAACAATTCTTAATTTGCTGATTCTGCCCACGATCATGCTGCATTTTGGCAAATTTGAGCAGACAGCCCCTCAGTAA
- the pabB gene encoding aminodeoxychorismate synthase component I produces the protein MAATTLNTLTLPYAEGMHWFKQVRDLTWPMLLESGQIEKTDAVATVDEEISLGARFDIVVAAPVARIIHRHPHTDVLVDEQRTRTEEDPFKAIQQWLLSHPVERTPEVPFAGGALGYFAYDLGRSIENIPVMAQQDVPLPEMMVGIYDWAIIVDHHARQCKLVSHLRYLDQAGLEQLHARLLSVAPECNSVPFEVVGNVEANLDQAAYAQAFTRVKDYIRAGDCYQINLAQRFAVEVRGDACQAYDHFRQLSRAPFMALMQVEDGEGLPVSVLSMSPERFLQVVDQQVETRPIKGTRPRHLDAEQDAAIAQELSGCIKDRAENLMIVDLLRNDIGKVCAVGSVKVEALFKLQRFTNVHHLVSIVRGQLANGFHALDLLRGCFPGGSITGAPKLRAMEIIEELEPHRRGIYCGSIGYIGFDGCMDTNIAIRTAVIAQDRMTFFAGGGIVADSDCAKEYQETFDKASQFFKLVAAFKTKNEWSAKN, from the coding sequence ATGGCAGCAACGACATTGAATACGCTGACGCTCCCGTATGCTGAAGGCATGCATTGGTTCAAGCAGGTGAGAGACCTCACTTGGCCCATGTTGCTTGAAAGTGGGCAGATTGAGAAAACAGATGCAGTCGCGACCGTGGATGAAGAGATCAGCCTGGGGGCGCGCTTTGATATTGTGGTGGCTGCCCCTGTGGCGAGAATAATTCATCGGCATCCGCACACAGACGTGCTGGTTGATGAGCAGCGCACCCGCACGGAAGAAGATCCTTTCAAAGCCATTCAGCAATGGTTGCTCTCCCATCCTGTTGAACGTACCCCTGAGGTTCCGTTTGCAGGGGGCGCCCTCGGCTATTTTGCCTATGACTTGGGTCGCAGTATTGAAAACATTCCAGTGATGGCACAACAGGACGTGCCGTTGCCAGAGATGATGGTGGGCATTTATGACTGGGCGATCATCGTGGATCACCATGCACGGCAGTGCAAGCTGGTTTCGCATTTACGCTATCTGGATCAAGCAGGCCTTGAGCAACTGCATGCCAGGTTGCTATCCGTGGCGCCAGAATGCAATAGCGTACCATTTGAAGTCGTCGGCAACGTAGAGGCCAATCTGGATCAAGCAGCTTATGCTCAGGCCTTTACACGCGTCAAAGATTACATCCGTGCCGGGGATTGCTATCAGATTAACCTTGCGCAGCGTTTTGCCGTGGAGGTGCGCGGTGACGCCTGTCAAGCGTATGATCATTTCCGGCAATTGAGCCGTGCGCCTTTTATGGCGTTGATGCAAGTGGAGGACGGGGAGGGGTTGCCTGTTTCGGTCCTTTCCATGTCGCCTGAGCGTTTTTTGCAGGTGGTGGATCAACAGGTGGAAACGCGTCCGATCAAAGGCACTCGTCCGCGTCACCTCGATGCTGAGCAAGATGCAGCGATTGCCCAGGAGTTATCCGGCTGTATCAAGGACCGCGCCGAGAACCTCATGATTGTTGATCTGTTGCGCAACGATATCGGCAAGGTGTGTGCCGTTGGGTCGGTGAAAGTCGAAGCGTTATTCAAATTGCAGCGATTTACCAATGTGCATCATCTGGTCAGCATCGTTCGTGGTCAGCTGGCCAATGGGTTTCATGCGCTGGATTTGCTGCGCGGTTGCTTCCCTGGCGGCTCTATTACTGGTGCGCCCAAGTTGCGTGCGATGGAAATTATTGAGGAGTTGGAGCCGCATCGGCGTGGGATTTATTGCGGCAGTATCGGCTACATTGGCTTTGATGGTTGTATGGATACGAATATTGCGATTAGAACGGCGGTCATTGCCCAAGACCGCATGACGTTTTTTGCCGGCGGTGGCATTGTCGCTGATTCGGATTGCGCCAAAGAGTATCAGGAAACCTTTGACAAGGCGTCGCAGTTCTTCAAGCTGGTTGCGGCATTTAAAACAAAAAACGAATGGTCAGCAAAAAACTAA
- a CDS encoding hydantoinase/oxoprolinase family protein, with protein MTRSKPVIGWDIGGAHVKAVMLDTQSQVLNVSQQACALWKGLPRLEEAIKQLLHDWQLSADECDHVITMTGELVDLFENRAQGVQAIAETVHRYLPAARFYQATKRSGVTFTDNVTGQAETIASMNWHASAQCLAMALPDAAMVVVDIGSTTCDLTRCQQQQVLPSGWTDAERMRQSGLCYTGVVRTPLMALGPFIEWQGAQRHIAAEYFATTADVYRILGELPASDDLADTADGQGKSLLESMRRIARMVGHDVESAEDNLWQSLAQAFKAAQLTLIKHSIQAVIAQGQDRPQTLVGLGAGSFLVSQLADELGMKYYAASTVVEAAEASLKKDAEVCFPAYAVARLWQQRH; from the coding sequence ATGACCAGGTCTAAACCTGTCATTGGATGGGATATTGGCGGTGCGCATGTCAAAGCGGTGATGCTGGATACACAATCGCAGGTACTCAACGTTTCACAGCAGGCATGCGCTTTATGGAAAGGCCTGCCGCGATTGGAGGAGGCCATCAAGCAGCTGTTGCATGACTGGCAATTGTCGGCGGACGAATGCGATCATGTCATTACCATGACCGGCGAGTTGGTGGATTTATTTGAAAATCGGGCACAAGGCGTACAAGCAATTGCGGAAACGGTCCATCGCTATTTGCCAGCCGCCAGATTTTATCAGGCCACAAAGCGTTCAGGCGTGACCTTTACCGACAATGTGACAGGCCAGGCGGAAACGATTGCATCGATGAATTGGCATGCCTCAGCACAATGTCTGGCCATGGCCTTGCCTGATGCCGCGATGGTTGTGGTTGATATCGGCAGTACGACTTGCGATCTGACACGATGTCAGCAGCAACAGGTCTTGCCCTCAGGCTGGACAGATGCCGAACGTATGCGGCAATCTGGGCTCTGTTATACCGGTGTCGTCCGCACGCCGCTGATGGCGCTTGGGCCATTTATTGAATGGCAAGGTGCACAGCGCCATATCGCTGCCGAGTATTTTGCCACCACGGCGGATGTCTACCGTATTTTGGGCGAGCTGCCGGCCAGCGATGACCTGGCAGACACGGCGGATGGTCAAGGCAAATCGCTGTTAGAAAGCATGCGGCGCATCGCTCGTATGGTTGGGCATGATGTCGAATCAGCCGAGGACAACCTCTGGCAGTCTCTGGCGCAGGCGTTTAAAGCAGCGCAGCTCACCTTAATCAAGCACAGTATTCAGGCAGTGATCGCGCAGGGACAAGACCGACCGCAGACCTTGGTGGGTCTTGGTGCGGGCAGTTTTCTGGTCAGCCAATTGGCTGACGAATTGGGGATGAAGTACTACGCTGCTTCTACTGTGGTAGAGGCCGCTGAGGCAAGTTTAAAAAAGGATGCAGAGGTATGTTTTCCGGCCTATGCAGTGGCGAGGTTATGGCAGCAACGACATTGA
- a CDS encoding ATP-grasp domain-containing protein gives MQNSTRFKIWVCEYISAGGLVAEALPASLLQEGLLMRDALLADLAALGMDCITSHDYRVMPPAMAQSVAIQAHENAHSVWQQQLAEQDIDACWVIAPETQGILQALCHLVQDMGIPWVGCTAQAIADTTSKACMAELCHQAGVPVVPHVMLAELTTFESLSWYAQGQLHGWVVKPDDGAGCTATYYFKKDSELIEFKNNLINNSLLSQTQFLLQPYVPGIALSMSVVATANEVKVIAAHRQQVEIVNGEFTFNGAGVNEATDQILAMQRLAEQVHRAIPGLIGYWGADMILNAAGALVLVEINPRLTTPYIGLSRIMNSNPAGVILQAVLNNQLQADVASSSLRLTLNTLQEGGYDQV, from the coding sequence ATGCAAAATAGCACTCGTTTCAAAATCTGGGTTTGTGAATACATCAGCGCCGGCGGCTTGGTTGCAGAAGCCTTGCCTGCCAGTTTGCTGCAGGAAGGGCTGTTGATGCGAGACGCCCTATTGGCAGACCTGGCTGCGCTGGGCATGGATTGTATCACTAGCCATGACTACCGCGTGATGCCGCCTGCAATGGCGCAGAGTGTTGCCATACAGGCGCATGAAAATGCGCATTCGGTATGGCAACAGCAACTCGCTGAGCAGGACATTGATGCCTGTTGGGTGATCGCACCCGAAACGCAGGGGATTCTGCAAGCGTTGTGTCATCTGGTGCAAGACATGGGTATTCCATGGGTCGGATGCACGGCACAGGCTATTGCCGACACCACCAGCAAGGCATGCATGGCTGAGCTTTGTCACCAGGCCGGTGTGCCAGTGGTGCCACACGTGATGTTGGCTGAACTGACCACATTTGAATCGCTGTCCTGGTATGCTCAGGGGCAGTTGCATGGCTGGGTAGTGAAACCTGATGATGGCGCGGGTTGCACTGCAACATATTACTTTAAAAAAGATTCTGAACTGATTGAATTTAAAAATAATTTAATCAATAATTCCTTGCTGAGTCAGACGCAGTTTTTGCTACAGCCCTATGTGCCAGGCATCGCCTTGAGCATGTCAGTGGTGGCTACCGCTAACGAGGTAAAAGTGATCGCTGCGCATCGTCAGCAGGTGGAAATCGTCAACGGTGAATTTACTTTTAACGGGGCTGGCGTAAATGAAGCGACGGATCAGATCCTCGCCATGCAGCGACTGGCCGAGCAAGTCCATCGCGCGATCCCGGGCCTGATCGGTTATTGGGGGGCGGATATGATTTTGAATGCTGCGGGCGCCTTGGTGCTGGTTGAAATCAATCCACGATTAACCACTCCGTATATTGGATTGTCGAGGATAATGAACAGCAATCCGGCAGGTGTCATACTGCAGGCAGTATTAAACAATCAGTTACAAGCAGACGTGGCTAGCAGCTCGCTAAGACTCACGCTGAACACATTGCAAGAGGGGGGATATGACCAGGTCTAA